A window of the Oryza brachyantha chromosome 5, ObraRS2, whole genome shotgun sequence genome harbors these coding sequences:
- the LOC121054429 gene encoding uncharacterized protein LOC121054429, whose protein sequence is MPEDEEDLTPAQELLIHRNAQAASVILNFLNPEEFNKVDQLDEAKEIWDMLRIAHEGSRGIRESKIELLEGKLGRFVMEDDETPQEMYDRMMVIVNKIHGLGSEDMTDHVVVKRLLREISPRNPTLVTLIRESSGFKRMTPSDVFSSIISHELLEEEAKEVKKYATNAAQAKSNEVAFKANKTNSKLQEESSSDSESEDEELALLVHKFKKFLRKKSYGRKDEDRYKRQSNKTCYECKEFGHFIANCPKLAKNKEGNGKTKYFKKRPKRAHIGEECKPALIHIAKLMKVLEEKEGSLERQEDLFIQERIKNDSLEKVLAGRDKKLVDLSKELTLANQTITNLKDVNEILEETIVSMNVRHNGLENEIDNLKHNLSNSKDNTIVHTILDCEKCKTIDLSVVDTNNATLKELKKENERLETLVKFGCIRTYQSKDALFKTITSYNNKDKRGLGYSPDSNASPKRVIINGKPCDAFVKERESTAEEDTKISPEDRQSEQGQAVLPESSVQQRRHVGWSGPARTVRFGPSVQQRGQTRQSGLGRSVRSDFSVWQKGPAGRSDLSCLPGREYQPDSLVLRAGQSDPS, encoded by the exons ATGccggaagatgaagaagatctcaCTCCGGCGCAAGAGCTACTCATCCACCGCAATGCTCAAGCAGCAAGCGTGATTCTCAACTTCTTGAACCCGGAGGAATTCAACAAGgttgatcaacttgatgaaGCCAAGGAGATTTGGGACATGCTCCGCATTGCTCATGAAGGATCAAGAGGGattcgagaatccaagattgaACTTCTTGAAGGGAAGCTAGGGAGGTTCGTGATGGAAGATGACGAAACACCTCAAGAGATGTATGACCGGATGATGGTCATAGTGAACAAGATCCATGGCCTTGGGAGTGAAGACATGACAGATCATGTGGTGGTGAAGCGCTTGCTCCGGGAAATTTCACCAAGAAATCCTACCTTGGTGACTTTGATCCGTGAGTCAAGCGGTTTCAAGAGAATGACTCCAAGTGACGTGTTCTCAAGTATCATCTCGCATGAACTCttggaggaagaagccaaGGAAGTTAAGAAATACGCCACCAATGCCGCTCAAGCCAAGAGCAACGAGGTTGCATTCAAGGCAAATAAGACTAACTCCAAGCTTCAAGAAGAGAGCTCAAGTGACTCGGAGAGTGAGGATGAAGAACTCGCTCTCTTGGTtcacaaattcaagaaattcctCCGCAAGAAGAGCTATGGGAGAAAGGATGAGGACCGGTACAAGAGGCAATCCAATAAAACATGTTATGAGTGCAAGGAGTTTGGTCACTTTATAGCGAATTGCCCCAAGCTCGCTAAGAACAAGGAGGGCAACGGCAAGACCAAGTATTTCAAGAAAAGGCCCAAGAGAGCTCACATTGGTGAAGAGTG CAAACCCGCTCTCATTCATATCGCTAAACTCATGAAAGTgctagaagaaaaggaaggatcTCTCGAGCGGCAAGAGGATCTCTTTATTCAAGAGAGGATAAAAAATGACTCTCTTGAAAAGGTCCTTGCCGGAAGGGATAAAAAGTTGGTTGATTTGTCTAAGGAGCTCACgctagcaaatcaaaccataaccaATCTTAAGGATGTCAATGAAATCCTTGAGGAAACTATTGTGTCCATGAATGTGAGGCACAATGGTcttgagaatgaaattgacaatctTAAGCACAACCTCTCCAACTCTAAGGACAACACAATAGTCCATACTATTCTTGATTGTGAGAAATGTAAAACTATTGACTTAAGTGTTGTTGACACTAACAATGCAACTCTCAAAGagttgaagaaagaaaatgagaggTTAGAGACCTTGGTAAAGTTTGGATGCATTCGAACTTACCAATCCAAGGATGCTCTCTTCAAGACAATCACCTCTTATAACAACAAGGATAAGAGGGGTCTTGGATATTCCCCTGACTCAAATGCAAGCCCAAAAAGAGTAATAATCAATGGTAAACCATGTGATGCATTTGTGAAGGAAAGAGAGTCAACTGCTGAAGAGGACACAAAAATTAGCCCTGAGGACAGACAGTCCGAACAGGGCCAGGCAGTCCTACCTGAGTCCTCTGTTCAACAGAGAAGGCACGTCGGATGGTCCGGCCCGGCTCGGACGGTCCGGTTCGGCCCCTCTGTTCAACAGAGAGGGCAGACCAGACAGTCTGGTCTGGGTCGGTCAGTCCGGTCAGACTTCTCTGTCTGGCAGAAGGGtccggccggacggtccgaccTGAGCTGTCTGCCAGGCAGAGAGTATCAGCCAGACAGTCTGGTCCTAcgggccggacagtccgaccCTAGCTGA
- the LOC102720524 gene encoding 1-aminocyclopropane-1-carboxylate synthase 7-like produces MGVKLLPSGSSPPPLSRVAASAAHGEDSSPYFAGWKAYDEDPYDAAVNPDGVVQMGLAENQVSVDLLEGYLREHPEAAAWGCTGAAAGAGGDSFRENALFQDYHGLDSFRKAMARLMEKITGGKATFDPDRIVLTAGATAANELLTFILADPGDALLIPTPYYPGFDRDLRWRTGVHVIPVHCDSGNGFQVTAAALQAAYDEAAAAGMRVRGVLITNPSNPLGTTARRAVLEDILDFVARNNVHLVSDEIYSGSAFAAPDLVSVAELVDCRARRHGGGGDDGVAGRVHVVYSLSKDLGLPGFRVGVVYSYNDAVVTAARRMSSFTLVSSQTQRTLAAVLSDEAFVDSYIRANRDRLRERYDHVVAALAGASVPCLRSNAGLFVWMDMRRLLGDGEGEATFADELRLWEKMLREAKLNVSPGSSCHCSEPGWFRVCFANMRLATLDVALARISRFVDKWTKSTVGKINNLQHSICDVNWLLLDRYHGSMRVYNSN; encoded by the exons ATGGGTGTCAAGCTGTTGCCGTccggctcgtcgccgcctccgctgtCGCGGGTGGCCGCCtccgcggcgcacggcgaggacTCCTCCCCCTACTTCGCCGGGTGGAAGGCCTACGACGAGGACCCCTACGACGCCGCCGTGAACCCGGACGGCGTCGTTCAGATGGGCCTCGCGGAGAACCAGGTCTCCGTCGACCTCCTCGAAGGGTACCTCCGGGAGCACCCGGAGGCGGCCGCCTGGGGctgcaccggcgccgccgccggcgccggcggcgacagctTCCGGGAGAACGCCCTGTTCCAGGACTACCATGGCCTCGACAGCTTCAGGaag GCCATGGCCAGACTGATGGAGAAGATAACGGGCGGCAAGGCGACGTTTGACCCCGACCGCATCGTGCTCACcgccggcgcgacggcggccaacGAGCTCCTGACgttcatcctcgccgaccctGGAGACGCGCTTCTGATCCCTACTCCTTACTACCCTGG GTTCGACAGGGACCTGCGGTGGAGGACGGGCGTCCACGTCATACCGGTGCACTGCGACAGCGGCAACGGGTTCCAGGTCACGGCCGCCGCGCTGCAGGCGGCGTACGacgaggccgccgcggcgggcatGCGCGTCCGCGGCGTGCTGATCACGAATCCGTCCAACCCGctcggcacgacggcgaggcgggcggTGCTGGAGGACATCCTCGACTTCGTCGCGCGGAATAACGTGCACCTCGTCTCCGACGAGATTTACTCCGGCTCGGCGTTCGCCGCGCCGGACCTCGTCAGCGTGGCGGAGCTCGTCGATTGTCGCGCCCGACgccacggtggcggcggcgacgacggcgtcgccggccgggTGCACGTCGTGTACAGCCTGTCCAAGGACCTGGGCCTGCCGGGGTTCCGCGTCGGCGTGGTGTACTCGTACAACGACGCCGTGGTGACCGCCGCGCGGCGCATGTCGAGCTTCACCCTCGTGTCGTCGCAGACGCAGCGGACGCTGGCGGCGGTGCTGTCCGACGAGGCGTTCGTCGACAGCTACATCCGCGCCAACCGCGACCGCCTCCGGGAGCGGTACGACCACGTCGTGGCCGCGCTGGCCGGCGCCAGCGTGCCGTGCCTGCGCAGCAACGCCGGGCTGTTCGTGTGGATGGACATGCGGCGGCTGCTCGgggacggcgagggcgaggcgacCTTCGCCGACGAGCTGAGGCTGTGGGAGAAAATGCTGCGCGAGGCGAAGCTCAACGTCTCGCCGGGGTCGTCGTGCCATTGCTCGGAGCCCGGCTGGTTCAGGGTGTGCTTCGCCAACATGCGCTTGGCCACGCTGGATGTTGCACTGGCGAGGATAAGCCGCTTCGTGGACAAGTGGACCAAATCAACCGTGGGTAAAATCAACAATTTACAGCATAGTATATGTGATGTGAATTGGTTATTACTCGATCGATACCATGGGTCGATGCGCGTGTACAACAGTAATTAA